A genome region from Pangasianodon hypophthalmus isolate fPanHyp1 chromosome 11, fPanHyp1.pri, whole genome shotgun sequence includes the following:
- the LOC113536513 gene encoding ras-related protein Ral-B produces MAANKSKGQSSLVLHKVIMVGSGGVGKSALTLQFMYDEFVEDYEPTKADSYRKKVVLDGEEVQIDILDTAGQEDYAAIRDNYFRSGEGFLLVFSITEQESFSATSEFREQILRVKAEEDKIPLLLVGNKSDLEDKRQVSVTGAREKADEWGVQYVETSAKTRANVDKVFFDLMREVRAKKMAENKDKNGKKSGKKKKSLKERCTLL; encoded by the exons ATGGCAGCCAACAAGAGCAAGGGCCAGAGCTCTCTGGTTCTGCACAAGGTCATCATGGTGGGAAGTGGAGGAGTGGGCAAATCAGCACTCACACTGCAGTTCATGTATGATGAG TTTGTTGAAGACTATGAGCCCACTAAAGCAGACAGTTACAGGAAGAAGgttgtgctggatggagagGAGGTTCAGATTGACATCTTGGACACAGCAGGACAGGAGGACTATGCAGCCATTAGGGATAATTACTTCCGCAGCGGAGAGGGCTTCCTGCTAGTGTTCTCCATCACCGAGCAGGAGTCGTTCAGTGCCACCTCTGAGTTCAG ggaGCAGATCCTGCGTGTGAAGGCAGAGGAGGATAAGATTCCTCTGTTGTTAGTGGGAAATAAATCTGATCTGGAGGACAAGAGGCAGGTTTCTGTGACCGGGGCCAGGGAAAAAGCAGATGAATGGGGAGTGCAGTATGTGGAAACCTCAGCAAAAACACGTGCCAACGTTGATAAG GTGTTTTTTGACCTCATGAGAGAGGTGCGGGCTAAGAAGATGGCTgagaacaaagacaaaaatggCAAGAAAAgtggcaagaagaaaaaaagcctGAAAGAGCGCTGCACATTGCTTTGA
- the serf2b gene encoding small EDRK-rich factor 2 — protein sequence MTRGNQRELARQKNAKKQNEQTKGRKDDGLSAAARKQRDAEIMQQKQKKANEKPDPKSK from the exons ATGACCA GAGGAAACCAGCGTGAACTTGCCCGACAGAAGAATGCCAAGAAGCAAAATGAGCAGACCAAGGGCAGGAAGGATGATGGTCTCTCCGCTGCTGCTCGCAAGCAGAG GGATGCAGAGATAATGcagcagaaacagaagaaagCCAACGAAAAGCCGGACCCTAAATCGAAATAA
- the frmd5b gene encoding FERM domain-containing protein 5: MLSRVLSGSVRSLDREFNCTVRLLDDTEYTCTVQRDAKGRWLFEQICHHLSLLEKDYFGIRYVDPEKQRHWLELNKPITKQMRSQPPFIMCLRVKFYPPDPAALKEEITRYLVFLQIKRDLYHGRLLCKSSDAALLAAHILQAETGDYTPEKHPEGYSSKFQFFPKHSERLERRIAEIHKTELIGQTPETSELNFLKKAQTLEMYGVDPHPCKDVSGNAAFLGFTPSGFVVLQGNRRVHFLKWNEVTKMKFEGKTFHIYANQQEDQNIILTYFAPTPEACKHLWKCGVENQAFYQFEKSSQVRTVSSSNLFFKGSRFRYSGKVAKEVMEQSAKIRREPPEIHRAGMVPSRSCPSIAHGPRQSSVPRTCRRAVHMSIMEGLESLRDSGHSTPVRSIAHGESLLRSHSNCAEGRNGASEFSEELYRPTDSVLPTPVSSNCSLDQALCQHMNSPPSIQEEKKTEAGIPQSGRLVVAKFTGRVYHLGKIQTPPGSMEVKQVSKVIGSLARLFLVTLTLLLALLLLLIALTESELDVAFLRDIRQTAEFQQFHNEYFCPLRRWLAYKLRWMGG, from the exons ATGTTGAGTCGAGTGCTGAGCGGCAGCGTTCGGAGTCTGGACAgagaattcaactgcactgtCCGGCTGCTGGACGACACGGAATACACCTGCACGGTTCAG AGAGACGCAAAGGGTCGATGGCTTTTTGAGCAGATTTGCCATCATTTGAGCCTGTTAGAGAAAGACTACTTCGGCATCAGATATGTCGACCCAGAGAAACAGAGG CATTGGCTAGAGTTAAACAAGCCAATTACCAAACAGATGAGAT CGCAACCACCGTTCATCATGTGTTTACGGGTGAAGTTCTATCCCCCTGATCCTGCTGCTCTCAAAGAGGAGATCACCAG ATATTTGGTCTTTTTGCAGATTAAGAGAGATTTGTACCATGGCCGACTGCTATGCAAGAGCTCTGATGCTGCCCTGCTGGCTGCTCATATTCTACAAG ctgaaactggagactacACTCCAGAAAAGCATCCAGAAGGCTACAGCTCCAAATTCCAGTTCTTCCCCAAGCACTCTGAACGCCTTGAACGCCGCATTGCTGAAATTCACAAAACCGAGCTAAT AGGCCAAACTCCTGAGACGTCTGAGTTGAATTTCTTAAAGAAGGCTCAGACTTTGGAGATGTACGGAGTTGATCCACACCCTTGTAAG GATGTGTCAGGAAATGCTGCATTTTTGGGTTTTACTCCGTCTGGCTTTGTGGTGCTTCAAGGGAACCGACGAGTTCACTTCCTCAAATG GAATGAGGTCACCAAAATGAAGTTTGAAGGGAAGACCTTCCACATTTATGCAAACCAACAGGAA GATCAGAATATCATCCTGACCTACTTTGCACCAACGCCTGAAGCCTGTAAGCACCTGTGGAAGTGTGGAGTGGAGAACCAGGCTTTCTACCA GTTTGAGAAATCCAGTCAAGTACGGACAGTATCCAGCAGTAATCTCTTCTTTAAAGGGAGTCGTTTCAGATACAG TGGGAAGGTAGCTAAGGAGGTGATGGAGCAAAGTGCCAAAATCAGACGAGAGCCACCAGAAATCCACCG GGCTGGGATGGTCCCTAGTAGGAGTTGTCCTTCCATCGCTCACGGTCCGCGACAGAGTAGTGTTCCACGAACATGCAGAAGAGCAGTCCATATGTCTATAATGGAGG GTTTGGAGTCTTTACGTGACAGTGGCCACTCCACCCCAGTGCGGTCCATCGCTCATGGCGAGTCCTTACTGAGGTCCCATAGCAATTGTGCTGAAGGTCGAAATGGGGCATCAGAATTTTCGGAGGAGTTGTATAGGCCCACTGACAGTGTGTTACCCACACCCGTCTCCAGCAACTGTTCACTGGACCAGGCCTTGTGTCAGCACATGAACAGCCCTCCCAGTATccaagaggagaaaaaaactgaagcaGGTATTCCACAAAGTGGGAGGCTGGTTGTCGCTAAGTTTACAGGAAGAGTCTATCACCTGGGAAAGATCCAGACACCCCCTGGTAGCATGGAGGTAAAGCAAGTGAGTAAGGTGATTGGAAGTTTGGCACGGCTCTTCTTGGTCACCCTCACTCTGCTCCTGGCTCTCCTCCTGCTTCTCATTGCTCTGACAGAGTCTGAACTCGATGTGGCCTTTCTGAGGGACATCCGGCAAACAGCGGAGTTTCAGCAATTCCACAATGAATACTTTTGCCCGCTGAGACGCTGGCTAGCCTACAAGCTGCGCTGGATGGGAGGCTAG